TGCGCTCCTTTACCGACCGCGTGCGTGAAAAGGCCGTCGGCGCCGAGATCCTGAAGTCGATCAAGCCCGGCCAGATGGTCGTCAAGATCGTCCATGACGAACTGATCGAGATGCTGGGCGGCGAAGGTGTCGGCATCGACCTGCATGCGGCGGCCCCCGTCGTCGTCATGATGGTCGGCCTGCAGGGCTCCGGCAAGACGACGACGACGGCCAAGATCGCCCACCGCCTGTCGACGCGCGATAAGAAGAAAGTGCTGATGGCGTCGCTCGACACGCGCCGTCCGGCAGCCCAGGAGCAACTTCGCCAGCTCGGCGCCCAGGCCAATATCGACACGCTGCCTGTCATATCAGGCCAGTCGCCGACCGATATCGCCGCCCGCGCCGTCCAGGCGGCCAAGCTCGGCGGCCATGACGTCGTCATCCTCGATACCGCCGGCCGCACCCATATCGACGAGCCCTTGATGGCCGAGATGGCCGACATCAAGAAGCGCTCGAACCCGCATGAAATCCTGCTGGTCGCCGACAGCCTCACCGGTCAGGACGCCGTCAACCTCGCCCGCAGTTTCGACGAGCGCGTCGGCATCACCGGCCTGGTGCTGACCCGCATGGACGGCGACGGTCGCGGCGGTGCTGCCCTTTCGATGCGCGCCGTCACCGGCAAGCCGATCAAGCTGATCGGCGTCGGCGAGAAGATGAGCGAGCTCGAGGAGTTCCATCCCCGCCGCATCGCTGACCGCATCCTCGGCATGGGCGACATCGTTTCGCTCGTCGAGCGCGCGGCCGAGAATATCGACGCCGAGAAGGCGGCCGCCATGGCCGCCAAGATGGCCAAGGGCAAATTCGACCTTGACGACCTCGCCGACCAGCTGCGCCAGATGCAGAAGATGGGCGGTATGGGCGGCATTATGGGGATGATGCCCGGCATGTCGGGCATGAAGGACAAGATGGCCGCAGCCGGCCTCGACGACCGGCTTTTCGGCCGTCAGATCGCCATCATCCAGTCGATGACCAAGGCCGAGCGCACCAATCCCGACCTGCTCAAGCATTCGCGCAAGAAGCGCATCGCCGCCGGCTCCGGCACCGATGCCGCCGCCATCAACAAACTTCTGAAGATGCACCGCCAGATGGCGGACATGATGAAGATGATGGGCGGCAAGGGCAAAGGCGGCATGATGAAGCAGATGATGGGCGGCCTTGCCGGCAAGATGGGGCTTGGCGGTGGCATGGGCGGTATGGGTGGCGGTATGCCCGATCTCTCGAATATCGATCCCCGGCAGCTCGAAGCCTTGCAGAAGCAGGCAGAAGCGGCGGGACTTGGAAAGCCGGGTGGGGGTATGCCCGGTCTCGGCGGTCTGCCGGGTGGTTTGTCGGGCCTCGGCGGCGCCAAGCTGCCGGGCCTTGGCGGTGGTTTCCCGGGATTGCCCGGATTGCCGAAGAAGAAGTGAAAGGATCGCTTGCCCCATGATTGATCCAAACGTCAAAGCCCAGCTCGCGAGCTATCGTCAGTCGATCGACAACATCGATGCCGCTCTCGTGCACATGCTGGCCGAACGCTTCCGCTGCACCAAAGAGGTCGGCGTGCTGAAGGCCAAATACAATCTGCCGCCGGCCGACCCGGCGCGCGAGGAATACCAGATCGAACGCCTTCGCCAGCTGGCGAAGGCTGCCAATCTGGACCCGGATTTCGCCGAGAAGTTCCTGAACTTCGTCATCAAGGAAGTCATCCGGCATCATGAGCAGATCGCTGCGGATCACGCTGAGCAGAGCGCCGCAGCCCGATAACCCCGCCTAATCAGGCGATCAAGAAAAGCCTAAGGAGTAAAGAACATGGCACTGAAAATTCGTCTCGCCCGCGGTGGCTCCAAGAAGCGCCCGTACTACCACGTCGTTCTCGCCGATGCGCGCAGCCCGCGTGACGGCCGCTTCCTCGAAAGCCTCGGTTCCTGGAACCCGATGCTTGCCAAGGACGATGAGAAGCGCGTTCAGCTGAACGCCGAGCGTATCAAGCATTGGATCGAACAAGGCGCCCAGCCGACCGATCGCGTTCTGCGCTTCCTCGATGAAGCCGGCGTTGCCAAGCGCGAAGTCAAGAACAACCCGGTCAAGGCAAAGCCTGGCAAGCGCGCCCAGGAACGCGCCGCCGAAAAGGCTCAGAAGGTTGCTGACGCCGACGCTGCTGCTGCCGACGCCGCGGAATAATCGGGACAGTCCCTTATCGAACGGGCGGCATGGCGACATGCCGCCCGTTTTCGTTTCCAATCGTCCGCACTTCGTTTATGAGAAACTGACTTTCGGCTTCACATGAAGGAACCCATGACAAAGCTTGAAAACCCCGTTCTGATGGCAACGATCGGTGGCGCGCAAGGCCTCCGGGGAGAGGTGCGTGCCAAGGCCTACACAGCCGATCCGAGCTCACTTGGCGACTACGGCCACCTGCACAGCATGGACGGCCGCAGCTTCGAAGTGCTGGAAATCCGCGAGACGAAGAATATCGTCGTCGTCCGTTTCCGCGGCGTCAACGACCGCAATGCCGCCGAGGCGCTGAACGGGCTTGAGCTCTATATCGAGCGCGACAACCTGCCGGACGAAGAACTGGAGGACGACGAGTTCTACTATGCCGATCTCGAAGGTCTCGAAGCACGCGACGACAAGGGCGTCAGCTATGGCACGGTCACCGGCGTCTTCGATTTCGGCGGCGGCGACCTGCTGGAACTCAAGGGTCCGGGCAAACGCCCGGTGCTAATCCCCTTCTCCGAAGCCTCGGTGCTGGAGATCGATCTCGAGGCCGGAACGCTGCTGATCGATCCACTGGCGGCAGGGCTGGTCGACGATTCCGAAGAGCTTTCGAAATTCACCGCGGACAAGCCGAAAAAGAAGAAGTAACGCCATGGCCTTCCGGGCGAGCGTGCTGACACTCTATCCGGAAATGTTTCCGGGGCATCTGGGCTTCTCGCTCGCCGGCAAGGCGATGGAGCGAGGGCAATGGTCGCTGGATGCAGTGCAAATCCGCGACTTCGCCACCGACAGGCACCGCACCGTCGACGACACTCCGGCTGGCGGCGGCGCCGGCATGGTGCTGAAACCCGACGTTCTCGCCCGTGCGATCGACAGCACCGCGGAAAATGATACCCGCCCGCGCCTGCTGATGAGCCCGCGCGGCCGGCCGCTGACGCAGGAGCGCGTACGCGAGCTTGCGGCCGGCAACGGCGTCATCATCGTCTGCGGCCGCTTTGAGGGCGTCGACCAGCGAGTGATCGAGGCGCGCGGACTGGAAGAGGTCTCGATCGGCGACTACGTGCTATCAGGCGGCGAGCCGGCGGCGCTGATCGTGCTCGACGCGATCATCCGCATCCTGCCCGGTGTCATGGGCAACGATCTTTCCGGCCTGCACGAAAGCTTCGAAGGCGGCCTTCTGGAACATCCCCACTATACCCGGCCGCAGGCTTGGGAAGGCCGGGAAATCCCCGCCATTCTCACCTCGGGCAACCACGGCGCCATCGAAAAATGGCGGCATCAGGAGGCGGTGCGGCTGACGCGGGAGCGACGGCCGGACCTGCTCGAAAAAGCTGAGAGTGACAAAAACGGCTGATTTCACGGCCTTTTTCACAAAAATGTCGTGCGAGGGATGACAAGCCCTGGGCTTTGGTGTATTGGCGCACGCGGAAATGGGGTTTATCCCCGTCTGCCAGCAAACAAAGAATGGCGAACCCGCTCCCGCCCGAAAGGGCAAAGTCCCGAGGCCAGTTCCAAAGGATCAGTGTCGAGCGCTCTGGCTGTTTCAGAAGAACCAAAGGTTAAGACGATGAACATCATTCAGCAGCTTGAGGCCGAACAGGTCGCCAAGATCGAAGCCAAGCGCACGCTTCCAGAATTTTCCCCGGGCGACACCCTCCGCGTCAACGTGAAGGTCACGGAAGGCACCCGTACCCGCGTTCAGGCCTATGAAGGCGTCTGCATCGCCCGCTCCGGCGGCGGCCTGCAGGAAAACTTCACGGTCCGCAAGATCTCGTACGGCGAAGGCGTCGAGCGCGTATTCCCGGTTTACTCGCCGATGATCGAAAGCGTCGACGTCGTTCGCCGTGGTAAGGTCCGTCGCGCCAAGCTTTATTACCTGCGCGACCGTCGCGGCAAGTCTGCCCGTATTGTTGAAGACACCGGCGTCCGCGCCCGCAAGCTTAACGACGCCGAGCGCGCCGCCATTGCCGAGGAAAAGGCACGCATCGAAGCTGAAAAGGTTGCAGCAGCCCAGGCGCTCGCCGCCGAGAAGGCAGTAGCAGAAGCAGCGGAAGCCAAGGCCGCTGCTGAAGCAGCAGCCGCTGCCGCCGCGGAACCGGCAGCAGAATAACATCTGCGTGACGCAGTCTTTGCTTGAAGCAAAATTCTTTGCTTGAAAAGGCGGCCTTCGGGTCGCCTTTTCTATTTTTTGCTTCGGCGTGCAGCAGGCGGCCTTGCCTCGGACCTATCTTCCATGACAGTTTTTGCCGTTCAATTTTAGGGAACCGATCAATGTTGTTTCGCCGCACCGTTCTTGCGAGCTTCGCCGCCCTTAGTCTTCTGCCGCTCGCCGCAATGGCCGCTGCGCTGCCCGATCTAGGCGGCAAGAGCGTCGTCGTCGTTACCGAGAACGCCTATCCGCCGCTGCAATTCGTGGATCCGAAATCCGGCAAGCCGATCGGCTGGGAATATGATGCGATGAACGAGATCGCCAAGCGCCTGAATTTCAAGGTCGAGTATCAGAACACCAGCTGGGACGCGATGATCCAGGCGGTTTCCGACGGCCAGTACAATATCGGCATGACCGGCATTACCATCAAGGAAGACCGCAAGCAGAAGGTCGATTTCTCCGACCCCTATATGCGCTCGCAACAGTTCATGCTGGTGCGCGGCGACGAGAAGCGTTTCACCGAGGCCAAGTCCTTCGGCGCATTCAAGGACGGCCTGGTCGGCGCGCAACCCGGCACGACGCCTTTCTATACCGCTGTCTATGAAGTGCTCGACGGCAACGAACAGAACCCGCGCATCAAGCTGTTCGAAACCTTCGGCGCCACCGTCCAGGCCCTGAAGGCCGGCGACGTCGACGTCGTGTTGACAGACGGCACTGCCGGCAAGGGTTATGTCGATGCCTCGGGCGGCGCCCTGAAACTGATCGGCGAGCCGCTCGGCACCGAGGATTTCGGCTTCATTTTCCCGAAGGGCTCCGATCTCGTCGCCCCGGTCAATGCCGCCATCGCCGCTCTCAAGGCCGACGGCACGCTGGATGCGCTGAACAAGAAGTGGTTCCTCGACTACAAGATGGGCGAATGACGCCGAGCAATTGCTGATGGCTTTGCGACCATCTCCCGACAGGCACGTCAAGGACGACTATCCCTGGTGGCTGATCGCGCTTGTCGTGATCGGCATCGCCCTTGCTGCCGTCATCGTCGCCAACGATATCTACGCTCAGGTTTTCCGCACCGTCGTCAACGGTGTCGGCATCACCGTCTTCGTCACGCTGGTCGCCTTCGTGCTCGCCACCGTGCTCGGCCTCGGCATCTGCCTGCTCGGCATGGCCGACAGCCAGGTGTTGCGCCAGATCGCGCGATTCTACATTGAGATCATCCGCGGCATCCCGATCCTCGTGCTACTGTTCTACGTCGCCTTCGTCGGTGCACCGGCTCTGGTTGCTTCCTATAACGTCCTGATTTCGCCGCTGGTGACATCAGGCATGGCCGAGCCCATCCTGGTGCGCGATCTCTCGTTGATGTGGCGAGCGATCATCGCGCTGACGATCGGTTACTCTTCCTTCATCGCCGAGATCTTCCGGGCCGGTTTCCAGTCGGTCGATCTCGGCCAGATCGAGGCTGCCAAGGCACTCGGCCTTTCCCGCTACCGGCGCTTCCGTTCCGTCGTCTTCCCGCAGGCGATCCGGGTGATCTTCCCGCCGCTCTCCAACGATTTCGTCTCGATGGTGAAGGACAGCTCGCTCGTCTCCGTGCTCGGCGTCGCCGACATCACTCAGATGGGCAAGGTCTATGCCGCCGGCTCCTTCCGCTTCTTCGAAACCTATTCGATCGTCACCTATATCTACCTGATCCTGACGATCGGCCTGTCGCTGGCGCTGCGGCGGACGGAGAAGTGGATGAAGTCGCGGTGAACGATCGATAGCCGTGACACGGCTGAAGGGACCGCGGACGCCCTTTGATGATTCAAATTGAAGCCGCCGCGAAAAATCGTTATATGCAGGCGATGGAATCCAAGTTCAGATGCACAGGTGCGCATATTTTCGTGCTGCAGGACCACTATCGCCTGCCGGCGCGGTTCTTTGCATGCGTGTCCGGTGCGCTCAGCAGCCGACTTCGTTGATCGAATGACGGCCGGCGGAGCCTGATCCGCTTTTTTCTCGATTTCCCAAAGCATCCAAAAAACGGACTTAACGCCATGAGCGCACCGCGTACTCTCTACGACAAGATCTGGGACGATCACCTGGTCGACCAACAGCCGGACGGCACCTGTCTTCTCTACATCGACCGCCATCTGGTCCATGAAGTCACGTCGCCGCAGGCGTTCGAAGGCCTGCGCATGACCGGCCGCAAGGTTCGCGCCCCGGAAAAGACGCTCGCCGTCGTCGACCATAACGTTCCGACCTCGCCCGATCGCCATCTCGGCATCAAAAACGAGGAAAGCCGCATCCAGGTGGAAGCGCTGGCCACCAACGCCGCCGAATTCGGCGTCGAATATTATTCGGCAAGCGACAAGCGCCAGGGCATCGTCCACATCGTCGGTCCGGAACAGGGCTTCACCCTGCCCGGCATGACCATCGTCTGCGGTGACAGCCACACTTCGACGCACGGCGCCTTCGGCGCGCTGGCGCACGGCATCGGCACCTCCGAAGTCGAGCATGTGCTGGCGACCCAGACGCTGATCCAGAAGAAGGCGAAGAACATGCTGGTGCGGGTCGACGGCCTGCTTCCGCCGCACGTTACCGCCAAGGACATCATCCTCGCCATCATCGGCGAAATCGGCACCGCCGGCGGCACCGGCCACGTCATCGAATTTGCCGGCGAAGCGATCCGCGCGCTGTCGATGGAAGGCCGCATGACCATCTGCAACATGACGATCGAAGGCGGCGCCCGCGCCGGCCTGATCGCCCCTGACGAAAAGACCTTCGAATACATCAAGGGCAAGCCGCGCGCGCCGAAGGGCGAGGCGCTGCAACAGGCAATCGCCTACTGGAAGACATTGGAGACCGACGAAGGCGCTCACTATGACCGCGTCGTCGTGCTCGATGCCGCCAGCCTGCCGCCGATCGTCTCCTGGGGCTCCTCGCCCGAGGACGTTATCTCCGTCCAGGGCATCGTCCCGAACCCCGACGACATCCAGGACGAGACCAAGCGCACCTCCAAGTGGCGCGCCCTCGACTATATGGGTCTGAAGCCTGGCACGAAGATGACCGACATTACCCTCGATCGCGTCTTCATCGGTTCCTGCACCAACGGCCGCATCGAGGATCTGCGCGAAGTCGCCAAGGTGGTCGAAGGCAAGACGGTTGCCGCCACCGTCGATGCGATGATCGTTCCGGGCTCCGGCCTCGTCAAGGAACAGGCGGAGGCCGAAGGCCTCGACAAGATCTTCAAGGCTGCCGGTTTCGACTGGCGCGAGCCGGGCTGCTCGATGTGCCTGGCCATGAATGACGACCGCCTGAAGCCGGGCGAGCGTTGCGCCTCGACCTCGAACCGCAACTTCGAAGGCCGTCAGGGCTTCAAGGGCCGCACGCATCTCGTCTCGCCGGCAATGGCCGCTGCCGCCGCGATCGCCGGTCACTTCGTCGATATCCGCGACTGGAACTGATCCGTCCGACGGAGAGAATGAAAGCCGCCCGATGCCTGCAGAGCACATCGGGCGGCTTCGCCTTTCATGACCCTGTCGCTTCGGTGCGAGGCTGTTGCGGCTTGCAGCACGGCGCGCCGCCCAAGCGCACAAAGATCTGCAGCGTCTTAAGGTTTTGCATGAAAACTTAGATCGTTTGCGATTTGACTATGCCCTTGCGGGCGAGCCCATTTGTGCGTCGCCGGCAATTCCCATTTCATCCTTTCGGGCAATCGACATCGATAAATTCCTGTGGCCTCATCGATATCAGGCGCGACACGCGACAGACCGTCAGCCTGCTACGGACGGCTTCGGCGAACACTGCGCCTTGGGGAGTGTCGTCATGAGGCGGAAAATGGCAAAGAGTCTCGCGCATGCCATCCTGACCGTATTTGCATCGCTGGCATCGATCGACGCCGTGGGCGCCGTATCGATGCATCCAACCCTACCGCCGCTCACGCAGGTCTCGTCGAGCCAACTGCTGCAGGTGGCGCAGAACAGAGTACCGTCAGTCAACGGATATCGCGGCTCCAGCAAGGCCCGACCCGGTTATATCAAGAGCTCGAACGGTTATTGGTATCCCTCGCGCGCCTTCGACGATTATACCGGCTCGATTAGACGGCCGACGAACCTGGGCAATACCTGCAACTACGGCTTTGCCCCGACCAACGGATCGTCCAGTTGCAATTACTGACGTGAAGGCTGCGTGACCTGTGCCATGTGGCCGCCGCCGCGGCGATCTTTTCTTCAGAGGCGGCCTTTGATGGGTTGGGTCGTGATCGAAACGACGATCA
This Rhizobium sp. NZLR1 DNA region includes the following protein-coding sequences:
- a CDS encoding cell surface protein, yielding MRRKMAKSLAHAILTVFASLASIDAVGAVSMHPTLPPLTQVSSSQLLQVAQNRVPSVNGYRGSSKARPGYIKSSNGYWYPSRAFDDYTGSIRRPTNLGNTCNYGFAPTNGSSSCNY
- the rpsP gene encoding 30S ribosomal protein S16; this encodes MALKIRLARGGSKKRPYYHVVLADARSPRDGRFLESLGSWNPMLAKDDEKRVQLNAERIKHWIEQGAQPTDRVLRFLDEAGVAKREVKNNPVKAKPGKRAQERAAEKAQKVADADAAAADAAE
- a CDS encoding amino acid ABC transporter permease; protein product: MALRPSPDRHVKDDYPWWLIALVVIGIALAAVIVANDIYAQVFRTVVNGVGITVFVTLVAFVLATVLGLGICLLGMADSQVLRQIARFYIEIIRGIPILVLLFYVAFVGAPALVASYNVLISPLVTSGMAEPILVRDLSLMWRAIIALTIGYSSFIAEIFRAGFQSVDLGQIEAAKALGLSRYRRFRSVVFPQAIRVIFPPLSNDFVSMVKDSSLVSVLGVADITQMGKVYAAGSFRFFETYSIVTYIYLILTIGLSLALRRTEKWMKSR
- a CDS encoding basic amino acid ABC transporter substrate-binding protein, producing the protein MLFRRTVLASFAALSLLPLAAMAAALPDLGGKSVVVVTENAYPPLQFVDPKSGKPIGWEYDAMNEIAKRLNFKVEYQNTSWDAMIQAVSDGQYNIGMTGITIKEDRKQKVDFSDPYMRSQQFMLVRGDEKRFTEAKSFGAFKDGLVGAQPGTTPFYTAVYEVLDGNEQNPRIKLFETFGATVQALKAGDVDVVLTDGTAGKGYVDASGGALKLIGEPLGTEDFGFIFPKGSDLVAPVNAAIAALKADGTLDALNKKWFLDYKMGE
- the rplS gene encoding 50S ribosomal protein L19, producing the protein MNIIQQLEAEQVAKIEAKRTLPEFSPGDTLRVNVKVTEGTRTRVQAYEGVCIARSGGGLQENFTVRKISYGEGVERVFPVYSPMIESVDVVRRGKVRRAKLYYLRDRRGKSARIVEDTGVRARKLNDAERAAIAEEKARIEAEKVAAAQALAAEKAVAEAAEAKAAAEAAAAAAAEPAAE
- the trmD gene encoding tRNA (guanosine(37)-N1)-methyltransferase TrmD, which translates into the protein MAFRASVLTLYPEMFPGHLGFSLAGKAMERGQWSLDAVQIRDFATDRHRTVDDTPAGGGAGMVLKPDVLARAIDSTAENDTRPRLLMSPRGRPLTQERVRELAAGNGVIIVCGRFEGVDQRVIEARGLEEVSIGDYVLSGGEPAALIVLDAIIRILPGVMGNDLSGLHESFEGGLLEHPHYTRPQAWEGREIPAILTSGNHGAIEKWRHQEAVRLTRERRPDLLEKAESDKNG
- a CDS encoding chorismate mutase; the encoded protein is MIDPNVKAQLASYRQSIDNIDAALVHMLAERFRCTKEVGVLKAKYNLPPADPAREEYQIERLRQLAKAANLDPDFAEKFLNFVIKEVIRHHEQIAADHAEQSAAAR
- the ffh gene encoding signal recognition particle protein; this encodes MFENLQDRLGSILNGLTGRGALSEADVSAALREVRRALLEADVALDVVRSFTDRVREKAVGAEILKSIKPGQMVVKIVHDELIEMLGGEGVGIDLHAAAPVVVMMVGLQGSGKTTTTAKIAHRLSTRDKKKVLMASLDTRRPAAQEQLRQLGAQANIDTLPVISGQSPTDIAARAVQAAKLGGHDVVILDTAGRTHIDEPLMAEMADIKKRSNPHEILLVADSLTGQDAVNLARSFDERVGITGLVLTRMDGDGRGGAALSMRAVTGKPIKLIGVGEKMSELEEFHPRRIADRILGMGDIVSLVERAAENIDAEKAAAMAAKMAKGKFDLDDLADQLRQMQKMGGMGGIMGMMPGMSGMKDKMAAAGLDDRLFGRQIAIIQSMTKAERTNPDLLKHSRKKRIAAGSGTDAAAINKLLKMHRQMADMMKMMGGKGKGGMMKQMMGGLAGKMGLGGGMGGMGGGMPDLSNIDPRQLEALQKQAEAAGLGKPGGGMPGLGGLPGGLSGLGGAKLPGLGGGFPGLPGLPKKK
- the leuC gene encoding 3-isopropylmalate dehydratase large subunit, with protein sequence MSAPRTLYDKIWDDHLVDQQPDGTCLLYIDRHLVHEVTSPQAFEGLRMTGRKVRAPEKTLAVVDHNVPTSPDRHLGIKNEESRIQVEALATNAAEFGVEYYSASDKRQGIVHIVGPEQGFTLPGMTIVCGDSHTSTHGAFGALAHGIGTSEVEHVLATQTLIQKKAKNMLVRVDGLLPPHVTAKDIILAIIGEIGTAGGTGHVIEFAGEAIRALSMEGRMTICNMTIEGGARAGLIAPDEKTFEYIKGKPRAPKGEALQQAIAYWKTLETDEGAHYDRVVVLDAASLPPIVSWGSSPEDVISVQGIVPNPDDIQDETKRTSKWRALDYMGLKPGTKMTDITLDRVFIGSCTNGRIEDLREVAKVVEGKTVAATVDAMIVPGSGLVKEQAEAEGLDKIFKAAGFDWREPGCSMCLAMNDDRLKPGERCASTSNRNFEGRQGFKGRTHLVSPAMAAAAAIAGHFVDIRDWN
- the rimM gene encoding ribosome maturation factor RimM (Essential for efficient processing of 16S rRNA), with the translated sequence MTKLENPVLMATIGGAQGLRGEVRAKAYTADPSSLGDYGHLHSMDGRSFEVLEIRETKNIVVVRFRGVNDRNAAEALNGLELYIERDNLPDEELEDDEFYYADLEGLEARDDKGVSYGTVTGVFDFGGGDLLELKGPGKRPVLIPFSEASVLEIDLEAGTLLIDPLAAGLVDDSEELSKFTADKPKKKK